A window of the Scyliorhinus torazame isolate Kashiwa2021f chromosome 12, sScyTor2.1, whole genome shotgun sequence genome harbors these coding sequences:
- the LOC140387073 gene encoding interferon-inducible GTPase 5-like, whose amino-acid sequence MELEVEGILGRFSDAMSCGGLSEMAPLVKAERRRIECVAVHVAIIGTSRVGKSAFINSALGFKNGEDRAAPTGPAQQVEKPVSYGRPGDPSCVFWELPNIEVAGFSPGGYLRVLEVDRYVGFFVLSSGCFSQEAAGLANELRRRGKQLYFVRTKIDLDTHGYKNKEFAEDVLHVVTADRFAHLDIEYATARFFYVACHDAGRFDFMACIQALQKNSSPPLQKHALLLSLHHLANKLELKSSLKELIPLSAVYSCVIDPVPVERLPYGANLNFLCNEIRFYRTMLGLDYQALSRSARSIGQPTFILSDEIQTRMAKELTEKAVSEELLRWTEKNVLVSPNNAKWIPLLETLPGGKLSGASTIRLLDAMLEQFMDDAYRIQRKMVDVVRDD is encoded by the coding sequence ATGGAATTGGAAGTTGAAGGAATTCTGGGAAGATTTTCAGACGCCATGAGTTGTGGCGGGCTATCCGAAATGGCACCATTGGTGAAAGCTGAGAGGAGGCGCATTGAATGCGTGGCAGTTCACGTGGCAATCATTGGGACTTCGAGGGTGGGGAAGTCTGCGTTCATTAATTCAGCGCTGGGTTTCAAAAATGGCGaagaccgtgctgccccaaccgGCCCGGCCCAGCAGGTGGAGAAGCCAGTATCTTATGGCCGCCCGGGAGACCCTAGCTGCGTATTCTGGGAGCTGCCGAATATCGAGGTGGCCGGATTCTCGCCAGGGGGCTACCTGAGGGTTCTGGAGGTCGACAGGTACGTTGGCTTCTTCGTCCTGTCATCGGGCTGCTTTTCGCAGGAGGCTGCAGGCCTTGCCAATGAGCTCCGGCGGAGGGGTAAGCAGCTCTACTTTGTCCGCACCAAGATTGACTTGGACACCCATGGTTACAAGAACAAAGAATTTGCCGAGGATGTCCTGCACGTGGTCACTGCGGACCGCTTTGCCCACTTGGACATTGAATACGCCACTGCGCGTTTCTTCTACGTCGCCTGCCATGATGCTGGGAGGTTTGACTTTATGGCGTGCATTCAGGCTCTGCAGAAGAATTCCTCACCCCCGCTCCAGAAACATGCCCTGTTGCTATCCCTTCACCATCTAGCCAACAAGCTGGAGCTGAAGAGCTCCCTAAAGGAGTTGATTCCGCTGTCGGCAGTCTACAGCTGCGTCATCGACCCGGTCCCGGTCGAACGGTTGCCTTACGGGGCGAACCTCAACTTTCTGTGCAATGAGATCCGATTTTACCGAACCATGCTCGGGCTGGACTACCAAGCCTTGAGCAGGAGCGCCAGGTCCATTGGCCAGCCTACCTTCATCCTCTCGGATGAGATCCAGACCAGGATGGCGAAGGAGCTGACTGAGAAGGCCGTCTCGGAGGAACTGCTGAGATGGACAGAGAAGAACGTGCTGGTTTCCCCCAACAATGCAAAGTGGATACCCCTGCTTGAGACCCTGCCAGGTGGGAAGCTGTCCGGAGCTTCCACCATCCGCTTGTTGGATGCCATGCTGGAGCAGTTCATGGATGATGCCTACCGGATTCAGAGGAAGATGGTGGACGTAGTGAGGGATGACTAA